The Tenrec ecaudatus isolate mTenEca1 chromosome 6, mTenEca1.hap1, whole genome shotgun sequence genome has a window encoding:
- the MRPL42 gene encoding large ribosomal subunit protein mL42 yields MAVAAVTWTLSNRTALKHFLSIRNGVLYSVCHKSTPPLPDDYNCKVELALTSDGRTIVCYHPSVDIPYEHTKPIPRPDPIHNSEETHDHVLKSRLEVKAQPLQQGPMIEQLSEMFFTTKHRWYPHGQYHRRRKKLNPPKDR; encoded by the exons ATGGCAGTAGCAGCAGTAACATGGACACTGTCAAACAGAACTGCCCTGAAACATTTCTTATCAATTCGAA ATGGAGTTTTATACAGTGTTTGTCATAAATCTACACCGCCTCTCCCAGATGACTATAATTG CAAGGTCGAGCTTGCTTTGACATCAGATGGCAGGACAATAGTGTGCTACCACCCTTCTGTGGACATTCCATATGAACATACAAAA CCTATTCCTCGGCCAGATCCTATACATAACAGTGAAGAAACACATGATCATGTGCTGAAAAGTAGATTAGAAGTGAAAGCTCAGCCCCTTCAACAAGGACCGATGATAGAACAACTTAGCGAAATGTTCTTTACCACAAAGCACCGTTGGTATCCTCATGGGCA gtatCACAGACGTCGTAAGAAATTGAATCCTCCAAAAGACAGATGA